The Candidatus Cloacimonadota bacterium genome has a window encoding:
- a CDS encoding electron transporter RnfG, whose product MKIYLRLSLILLAFCVVATALLAFVNSATKPRIDELQTKAADEARSTLIP is encoded by the coding sequence ATGAAAATCTATCTAAGACTCAGCCTCATCCTGCTGGCATTTTGCGTGGTGGCGACAGCGCTTTTGGCGTTTGTGAATTCCGCCACCAAGCCACGCATCGACGAACTGCAAACCAAAGCCGCCGATGAAGCGCGTTCCACCCTCATTCCC